A genome region from Polypterus senegalus isolate Bchr_013 chromosome 7, ASM1683550v1, whole genome shotgun sequence includes the following:
- the LOC120532976 gene encoding UDP-glucuronosyltransferase 2A1-like produces MGPAVRILSILFLQLLVPKPTVAGNVLVWPTEHSHWINMKVILEALEGRGHSVTLLHYSASTHFHDTGRFKTEIFKVSFSLESSLNILNGGVHLFVNESPSLSSLQFILKMRGLIKKRVVLNKQVCDGVLRNEELLERLRQSHFEVLLSDPMFPCAELLADKLGIPFIYTLRFSFGSSMERLCGQLPAPPSYVPAIPSQHTDTMDFQLRLKNFMCYFGYDLLFNEWSFSNWDSYYREITGEFKCMVVDEVPLFFPQPASHSQNHMDQVDSLARVQR; encoded by the coding sequence ATGGGGCCTGCCGTGCGAATCTTATCCATTCTTTTCCTACAGTTGCTCGTGCCCAAGCCAACCGTGGCCGGAAATGTGCTGGTGTGGCCCACGGAACACAGCCACTGGATTAATATGAAAGTCATTTTAGAGGCGTTGGAAGGCAGAGGTCACAGCGTCACCCTGCTGCACTATTCTGCCTCGACGCACTTTCACGACACCGGCCGCTTCAAGACGGAGATCTTTAAGGTTTCGTTTTCATTGGAATCCAGTCTTAACATATTAAATGGCGGGGTGCACCTATTCGTGAACGAATCGCCTTCACTGTCTTCATTGCAATTTATTTTGAAGATGCGGGGCTTGATTAAGAAAAGAGTTGTGCTCAATAAGCAGGTGTGTGACGGGGTGCTCCGTAACGAGGAGCTGCTGGAAAGACTGCGTCAGTCGCACTTCGAGGTTCTTCTCTCGGACCCAATGTTCCCCTGCGCAGAATTATTGGCAGACAAACTTGGGATCCCATTTATCTACACACTCCGCTTCTCCTTCGGCAGCAGCATGGAGAGACTATGTGGACAGCTACCCGCTCCCCCCTCCTACGTGCCCGCTATCCCCAGCCAACATACGGACACAATGGATTTCCAGTTGCGCCTAAAGAACTTCATGTGTTACTTTGGTTATGACCTACTTTTTAACGAGTGGTCATTTTCAAATTGGGATTCATATTACCGCGAAATAACAGGTGAGTTTAAATGCATGGTGGTTGATGAAGTGCCGCTTTTCTTTCCACAGCCAGCCTCTCATTCTCAGAACCACATGGACCAGGTTGACTCTCTGGCGAGGGTGCAGCGTTGA